TTGCTGCAGACGCTGCGTGCGCAGGGCGAGGAGCGTGTGGTACAGCGCATCACCGTGCATTCCGAGGCAGGTCGATCGGCCCAGATCAGTTTCAAGCCTCTCAAGGGGCAGCGCCGCGGCGAGACGGTCTTTGTCAATCCCTATACAGCAGCCCAGCTGCCGCCTCAGAAGGGCGCACAGTTCTTCGAATGGGCGCAGCGCCTGCATCGCTGGCTGCTGCTGTCGCGCGATGACGGCAAGCCCATCACTGGTACCCTGGCGGGCCTGCTGGTGCTGCTGTCGCTGTCCGGCCTGTATCTGCGCTGGCCGCGCAAGCCCATGGACTGGCGCAGCTGGCTGTGGCTGGACATGCGCCTCAAGGGGCGCAGCTTTCTGTGGAATCTGCATGCCGTGGCGGGCACTCTGGCGCTGCTCGTCTATCTGGTGCTGGCTCCCACGGGCATGTACTGGGCTTTCGACGGCCTGCGCCGCACGGTCGATACCTGGGCAGGGGTGCCGCCACGCGCTGCTGCTGCCACCTCCGCCAAGCCCGGCAGAGAGCCGGCTGAGCCGACGCCGGACCTGACGAGCGCATGGCAGAGCTTTCAGCATCTGGCACCGGGCTGGCAGTTTGCCCAGTTGCGCCTGCCCGAGCGCACGGGTGCGCCCGTGCAGATTGCCTGGTTCGACGAGACGGCGGCCCATGAGCGTGCGCGCAACCAGTTGCGCCTGACTCCCGAAGGCCGCGTTCAGCAGGACGAGCGCTATGCCGATCTGCCCGTCGGCCGGCGCGCCGTGGGTGCCATCTACCCGCTGCATATGGGCACGTATTTCGGACTGCCAGGGCGCATCATCGTCACCTTGGCGGCGCTGATGATGCCGCTGTTCGCCATCACCGGCTGGCTGCTCTATCTGGACCGCCGACGCAAGACCCGTGCCCTGAACGGTGAACGCCGGGCCTGGGCCGGCAGTTCCCCTGCTGGCCAGGGGCAGGACAGCATTCTTGTGGCCTATGCCAGCCAAACCGGCCATGCCGAACGCCTGGCCCTGCGCACCGCGGCCGCGCTGCGCGATGCGGGGCTGGCCACGACGCTCAAGCCCATGGCACAACTGGACACGGAGCAGTTGCGCCACCATGGCCGGGCTCTTTTCATTGCCAGCAGCTTTGGCGACGGCGAAGCCCCTGACAGCACGCGTCGCTTTGCCCGCGCGCTGGATGCCGCCGCAGCCAATCCCCTGACCACGCTGCACTATGGCCTGCTGGCGCTGGGTGATCGCCAGTACACGCGGTTTTGCGGTTTTGGCCGTGCACTCGATCATCAGTTGCAACGCCTGGCTGCACAGCCGATTTTCCCCCGAATCGAAATGGACGGCGAAGACGGCAAGGCCTGGAGCGCCTGGCAGCAGATGCTCAGCGGCCACTTCCGCACCGCCCGGCAATTGCCCGATGCACCCGCCGCTCCTGCGTTTGCGCCATGGACGCTGGCAGAGCGCCGCCTGATCAATCCGGGCAGTCTGGGCACACCGCTGCACAGCCTCACGCTGACGCCGCCGGCAGGACTGGCCCTGGACTGGCGCCCCGGAGCGCTCGTGGAAATCAGCCCGCGGCATGCGCCCCAGACCATTGCCGCCTGGCTGCAGCAGCAGGCGCTGGACGGCAATGCCGTGGTTCGGTGGCAGGGCCGGAGCCAGCCACTGCAGGCCGCACTGTCTGCAAGCGTGCTGCCCCAGCCCGGCGACCTGAGCGCGGATGCGTCGGCGCAGGCCGTGGCCGATGCGCTGCAGCCACTGGCCGCGCGCAGCTATTCCGTGGCGTCCTTGCCGGCTGATGGCCATGTGCGGCTGCTGGTACGCCAGGCCCGCCATGATGCGGGTCTGGGGCTGGCCTCGGGCTGGCTTACGGCCTATGCGGCACCGGGCGCAGCGCTGATGCTGAGACTGGTGGACAACCGCGCATTCGCGCCCGTCGATGATGCTGCCGCGCCATCGGATGTGCCCGCCATCTTCATCGGCAACGGCTCGGGCTATGCAGGCCTGCGCGGCCACCTGCTGGCACGCATGCGTGCGGGCCAGCATCGCAACTGGCTGCTGTTTGGCGAACGCCAGCAAGCCCATGATGGCTATGCCCAGGCCGAGGCCTGCGCCTGGTTGCAGGCAGGACAGCTGGCGCGCGCAGACTTTGTCTACTCACGCGACCAGGCCCAGCGCCGCTATGTGCAAGATGGCTTGCGCGATGCAGCGGACCTGTTGCGCGGCTGGATCGACGAGGGCGCGGTGATCTTCATCTGCGGCAGCCTGCAAGGCATGGCCGCAGGCGTAGACACGGTGCTGCAGGAGCTGCTGGGCCGCGACCCCTTGGACGAGCTGATCGCGCAGGGGCGCTACCGCCGGGACGTGTACTGAGCGCCTGGATCCGCAGCGGGCCGCAAGCAGGAGTGAGGCGAGGGCAGGGCTGCAAGGCATGCAGCAGGCGGGCCGGATGTCCTGCAAGAGCACTCCAAGGCCGGCCTGCTCCTGGCCCTATGGGGCAGGATCTGGCCCGTGGCGCCCCGCGCCAAAGCCGCGCCACCGTACGAGCCGCTCCACGGCCAGCCGGCCTGGGGCGGCGTCTCTGGATGGGTCCTGCAATCCATGCGAGTTGTCATAATCGGCCCTTGTCGCAGGGCGCGAGGCCTGTATTGTGTGCACAATGGTGTCCGGCCCGGACCGGCGGCATGTGCATTCCGTCGCTGCTCTGTATTGATTCGCATCACCGACCATCCAAGAACACCGCATGTCGATCCAATCCATTTTCAAATCCACCGTGGTGGCGCTGACGATCGCGGCCAGCGGCTCGCTTTTCGCACAGGGCACGCCCATCAATGCAGCGGCCTATGACGCGCTGGTGGCGCAGGGCCCTGTTGCCGATGCGGCGACGATTGCGTCCAGTACCTGGGCCAGCAAGATCAAGCAGGCCGGCACGCTGCGTCTGGGCAGCACGCAAACCTCGAATCTTTTCTCTTTGCTCAACGAGAAGGACGGCAAGATCCGTGGCTTCGACCTGGGCCTGGCCCAGCTCATCACCCGCTACATCCTGGGCGATGCTGCCAAGTACCAGTTCACCCAGGTGACCTCGTCCACGCGCGAGCAGGTGCTCATCAACAATCAGGTGGACATGGTCTTCGCCACCTATTCCATCACTCCTGCCCGCGCCGAGAAGATCTCGTTCGCCGGCCCCTACTACACATCGCAGTCCGGTGTGCTGGTCAAGTCGAACAACAAGACACTGCAGTCCTACAACGACCTTGGCGGCAAGAAAGTGGCCACGCAAGCCGGCTCCACGGGGCCTGCGATACTGGCTCAGTACGCCCCCAAGGCCGTCGTGCAGGAGTTCCAGACGCATCAGGAAGCCCTCGATGCCCTTCGTCAGGGCCGCGTCGATGCCTATGTGACCGACTACACGCTGCTGCTCAACGCCCTGAGCCTTGGCACCAGCAATGCGCGGCTGGCTGGGGCTCCATTCGGTGCCCAGGACCCCTATGGCGTGGGACTG
This DNA window, taken from Comamonas testosteroni TK102, encodes the following:
- a CDS encoding glutamate ABC transporter substrate-binding protein, with amino-acid sequence MSIQSIFKSTVVALTIAASGSLFAQGTPINAAAYDALVAQGPVADAATIASSTWASKIKQAGTLRLGSTQTSNLFSLLNEKDGKIRGFDLGLAQLITRYILGDAAKYQFTQVTSSTREQVLINNQVDMVFATYSITPARAEKISFAGPYYTSQSGVLVKSNNKTLQSYNDLGGKKVATQAGSTGPAILAQYAPKAVVQEFQTHQEALDALRQGRVDAYVTDYTLLLNALSLGTSNARLAGAPFGAQDPYGVGLPKGSDGVAFINAFLKKLEADGTWAKLWTISIGQRTGSTTVPTPPALP
- a CDS encoding PepSY domain-containing protein, which translates into the protein MPSFKQLWFQLHWFVGITAGTVLIVLGLSGAVFSFHEEILDWLNPGTARVQARSDQAPMTPAQLLQTLRAQGEERVVQRITVHSEAGRSAQISFKPLKGQRRGETVFVNPYTAAQLPPQKGAQFFEWAQRLHRWLLLSRDDGKPITGTLAGLLVLLSLSGLYLRWPRKPMDWRSWLWLDMRLKGRSFLWNLHAVAGTLALLVYLVLAPTGMYWAFDGLRRTVDTWAGVPPRAAAATSAKPGREPAEPTPDLTSAWQSFQHLAPGWQFAQLRLPERTGAPVQIAWFDETAAHERARNQLRLTPEGRVQQDERYADLPVGRRAVGAIYPLHMGTYFGLPGRIIVTLAALMMPLFAITGWLLYLDRRRKTRALNGERRAWAGSSPAGQGQDSILVAYASQTGHAERLALRTAAALRDAGLATTLKPMAQLDTEQLRHHGRALFIASSFGDGEAPDSTRRFARALDAAAANPLTTLHYGLLALGDRQYTRFCGFGRALDHQLQRLAAQPIFPRIEMDGEDGKAWSAWQQMLSGHFRTARQLPDAPAAPAFAPWTLAERRLINPGSLGTPLHSLTLTPPAGLALDWRPGALVEISPRHAPQTIAAWLQQQALDGNAVVRWQGRSQPLQAALSASVLPQPGDLSADASAQAVADALQPLAARSYSVASLPADGHVRLLVRQARHDAGLGLASGWLTAYAAPGAALMLRLVDNRAFAPVDDAAAPSDVPAIFIGNGSGYAGLRGHLLARMRAGQHRNWLLFGERQQAHDGYAQAEACAWLQAGQLARADFVYSRDQAQRRYVQDGLRDAADLLRGWIDEGAVIFICGSLQGMAAGVDTVLQELLGRDPLDELIAQGRYRRDVY